In Burkholderia savannae, one genomic interval encodes:
- a CDS encoding DUF927 domain-containing protein, producing MSEFERARVALGYVPPDDRDTWSQVGMALKAEFGEEGFALWNEWSQGAQNYNGKDARDVWKSFKGGKITINTLFHLAKLGGFDPRAHRAKPVDPAERERQKAERAAREAAELAELTEKQQAASALAESIWSAAEPAPADHPYLVRKRIPVDALRVHRGGLCIGTAACDGALVIPARDADGKLWTLEFVLTDGQKRYLPNGRKAGCFSLIGGPLSSAPSTLLIGEGYATCATLAAATGYPAAVAFDAGNLHAVATALRGQYPDARIVVCADDDHTTKGNPGVTKARAAAEAVAGIVAVPDFGPNRPTAGTDFNDLAAHLGPDAVAAAVRAALAPAGSADAGKAKAALPAVKPAKRPKTARAQDGKSRFIVDDKGVWFHGFNNQGDPLPPHWVSTRIDVIAETRNEMNSEWGYLLEFTDRDGILKRWAVPAGLFAGDGTELRRMLLDMGVKLGVTQIARTQIANYVQMAQPDERVRCVPRVGWHHGAFVLPDRVIGTGKEALIYQADTPIQSQFKERGTLDDWRREVAAYCVGNSRLLFCVATAFAGPLLHFSGLQSGGFHLLGTTSKGKSTGGVIAASVFGSPDYVRSWKATDNALEAVATQHSDALLILDEIGQVEPRLVGDVIYMLANESGKARASRSGSAKPVLTWRLLFLSNGEKSVSALMAEGNKPMKGGIEVRLPAIPAEVGEMGVVEKLHGFPTPAALIEHLERHAGMHYGTAGPAFIEWASSQAGELAEHLRMRVDELVAQWVPIGAHSQVARVAKRFCLVAVAGELATAHGLTGWPPGESVEAARRCFDGWLELRGGTGNSDEAEAVRQVRYFLAAHGDNRFVWMHRSKDDHRPNVPHRAGWKRLLKRSQRDTAIASDQDYYTEFGDKMSADDAENVETEYLIESSVFREEVCAGFDYKMVAEALKKRGVLRPRSDGYPYRKEDIPGHGPAMVYRVLPSIFALDL from the coding sequence ATGTCCGAATTCGAGCGGGCGAGAGTCGCGCTCGGCTATGTTCCGCCCGACGACCGCGACACGTGGAGTCAGGTGGGGATGGCGCTCAAGGCTGAGTTTGGCGAGGAGGGCTTCGCCCTCTGGAACGAATGGAGCCAAGGCGCGCAGAACTACAACGGCAAGGACGCGCGCGATGTGTGGAAGTCGTTCAAGGGCGGCAAGATCACCATCAACACGCTGTTTCACCTCGCGAAGCTTGGCGGCTTCGATCCGCGTGCGCATCGAGCAAAGCCCGTCGATCCAGCGGAGCGCGAGCGGCAGAAAGCCGAGCGCGCGGCCCGCGAAGCGGCCGAGCTGGCCGAACTGACCGAGAAACAGCAAGCCGCGTCGGCGCTCGCTGAGTCGATCTGGTCGGCGGCCGAGCCCGCGCCGGCCGATCACCCGTACCTCGTTCGCAAGCGCATCCCGGTCGACGCGCTGCGCGTCCATCGCGGCGGCTTGTGCATTGGCACGGCTGCGTGCGACGGCGCACTCGTCATTCCGGCCCGTGACGCCGACGGCAAGCTGTGGACGCTGGAGTTCGTCCTGACGGACGGCCAGAAACGCTATCTGCCGAACGGCCGCAAGGCGGGCTGCTTCTCGCTGATCGGCGGCCCGCTATCTTCCGCGCCGTCCACGCTGCTGATTGGCGAGGGTTACGCCACGTGCGCGACGCTCGCGGCCGCGACCGGCTATCCGGCTGCCGTCGCGTTCGACGCCGGCAACCTGCACGCGGTCGCGACGGCGCTGCGCGGCCAGTATCCGGACGCCCGCATCGTCGTATGCGCGGATGACGACCACACGACAAAGGGCAATCCGGGCGTGACGAAAGCCCGTGCGGCGGCCGAGGCCGTCGCCGGCATCGTCGCCGTGCCCGACTTCGGTCCGAACCGCCCGACGGCCGGCACCGACTTCAACGACCTGGCTGCGCACCTCGGCCCGGATGCGGTGGCCGCCGCCGTGCGCGCTGCGCTTGCGCCGGCCGGCTCGGCTGACGCCGGCAAGGCCAAGGCAGCACTGCCCGCCGTGAAGCCTGCCAAGCGCCCGAAAACAGCCCGCGCGCAGGACGGCAAGTCGCGGTTCATTGTCGACGATAAGGGCGTGTGGTTTCACGGCTTCAACAATCAGGGCGATCCGCTGCCACCACATTGGGTCAGCACGCGGATCGACGTGATTGCGGAGACGCGAAACGAGATGAACAGCGAGTGGGGCTACCTGCTCGAATTCACGGATCGCGACGGCATCCTCAAACGGTGGGCGGTGCCGGCCGGACTCTTTGCCGGCGACGGAACGGAGCTGCGCCGCATGCTGCTCGATATGGGCGTGAAGCTCGGCGTCACGCAGATCGCCCGCACGCAGATCGCGAACTATGTGCAGATGGCGCAGCCGGACGAGCGCGTGCGCTGCGTGCCGCGCGTCGGCTGGCATCACGGCGCGTTCGTGCTGCCCGATCGCGTCATCGGCACCGGCAAAGAGGCGCTGATCTATCAGGCCGACACGCCGATCCAGAGCCAGTTCAAGGAGCGCGGCACGCTGGACGACTGGCGACGCGAGGTCGCGGCCTACTGCGTCGGCAATAGCCGGCTGCTGTTCTGCGTCGCTACCGCCTTCGCTGGTCCGCTGCTGCACTTCTCCGGCCTTCAGTCGGGCGGCTTCCACCTGCTCGGCACGACGTCCAAGGGCAAGTCGACGGGCGGCGTCATCGCTGCATCCGTGTTCGGCTCGCCCGACTACGTGCGAAGCTGGAAGGCGACCGACAACGCCCTCGAAGCCGTCGCCACGCAGCATAGCGACGCGCTGCTGATCCTCGATGAAATAGGGCAGGTCGAGCCGCGCTTGGTTGGCGATGTGATCTACATGCTTGCGAACGAGTCGGGCAAGGCTCGCGCGTCGCGTAGCGGCTCGGCCAAGCCGGTGCTTACGTGGCGGCTGCTGTTCCTGTCGAACGGCGAAAAGAGCGTGTCCGCGCTGATGGCCGAGGGCAACAAGCCCATGAAAGGCGGTATCGAGGTGCGCTTGCCCGCGATCCCGGCCGAGGTCGGCGAGATGGGCGTCGTGGAGAAGCTGCACGGCTTCCCGACGCCGGCCGCGCTGATCGAGCATCTTGAGCGGCACGCCGGCATGCACTACGGCACGGCCGGCCCCGCCTTCATCGAGTGGGCGTCGTCGCAGGCGGGTGAGCTGGCCGAACACCTGCGCATGCGCGTGGACGAGCTGGTCGCGCAGTGGGTGCCGATCGGCGCGCATTCGCAGGTCGCGCGGGTCGCCAAGCGGTTCTGTCTCGTTGCCGTGGCCGGCGAGCTGGCGACAGCGCACGGGCTGACCGGCTGGCCGCCGGGCGAATCGGTCGAGGCCGCGCGTCGTTGCTTCGATGGCTGGCTCGAACTGCGCGGCGGCACCGGCAATTCGGACGAGGCGGAAGCCGTGCGACAGGTACGGTATTTCCTGGCCGCGCACGGCGACAACCGTTTCGTGTGGATGCACCGGTCGAAGGATGACCATCGGCCGAACGTGCCGCATCGAGCGGGCTGGAAACGGCTGCTGAAGCGCAGCCAGCGCGACACGGCCATCGCATCGGATCAGGATTACTACACGGAGTTCGGCGACAAGATGAGTGCCGACGACGCGGAGAACGTCGAGACCGAATATCTGATCGAGTCGAGCGTGTTCCGTGAGGAAGTGTGCGCCGGCTTCGATTACAAGATGGTGGCCGAGGCGTTGAAGAAGCGGGGCGTGCTCAGGCCCCGTTCTGACGGTTATCCCTACCGCAAGGAGGATATCCCCGGACACGGCCCGGCGATGGTCTATCGCGTGTTGCCGTCGATCTTCGCACTCGATCTGTAA